The stretch of DNA GTGTAGGCCTTTTCGGTTTCGCGGTCGTGAAACTGCCGCGACAGTTCGCGGTGAGTGTCGGCGTCACGCGCAAGCAAAATGATGCCGGAGGTTTCCCAGTCCAGGCGATGGACGATGCGCGCTTCCGGGTAGCCGTTTTCCTGCAGGCGGGTGATCAGGCAATCCTTGTTGTCGTCGGCGCGACCGGGCACCGAAAGCAGCAGCGTCGGTTTGTCGACCACCAGTACGGCGGCGTCCTGATGAATGATGCGGATGTTGGACAGCGGCATTAAAACAGCCTCGTAACAAATGCCAACGGCGGCTCAGGGCCATTCCGCAATGGGAATGGCCCTGAGCCGCCGTCGTTCCTGCCGGATCGACTCAGCGATCTGGCAGGGTGATGTTGAGTTCCAGAATCGAGCAACTGCCCTGGCTTTCCAGTGCAACGTGTACGTCGTCGTTGCCGATGTTGACGTACTTGCGGATCACGTCGACCAGTTCCTTCTGCAAGGCTGGCAAGTAATCCGGCGTGCTGCGCTGGCCGCGCTCATGCGCCACGATGATCTGTAGACGCTCTTTCGCTACCGAGGCGGTACTTGGCTTTTTGTTGGCACGAAAGAAGTCAAAAAGGTTCATTACCTACCTCCAAACAGGCGCTCGAAGAATCCCTTCTTCGTAACATCGAGGAAACGATGTTCTTTTTCTTTGCCCAGCAGACGATCAACGGCATCGCTGTAGGCCTGACCGGCATCGCTCTGGTCGTCGAGAATCACCGGGACGCCCGAGTTGGAAGCTTTCAGGACCGCCTGCGACTCAGGGATGACGCCCAGCAGGGTCACTGCCAGAATTTCTTTCACGTCTTCAACGCCGAGCATTTCGCCATCGCTGACGCGCTGTGGGTTGTAACGGGTCAGCAGGAGGTGTTCCTTGATCGGATCTTCGCCGTTTTCGGCGCGACGCGATTTGCTGGCCAGCAGGCCCAGCATGCGGTCGGAGTCACGTACCGAGGACACTTCCGGGTTGGTCACGATGATCGCTTCGTCGGCGAAGTACATCGCCAGGTGCGCACCTTTTTCGATGCCCGCCGGGGAGTCGCAGACCACGAAGTCGAAGTCTTCCTTCAACTGCATCAGGACTTTTTCCACGCCTTCGACGGTCAGCGCGTCTTTGTCGCGGGTCTGGCTGGCGGCCAGTACGTAGAGGTTTTCCAGGCGCTTGTCTTTGATCAGGGCCTGCTGCAGGTTGGCTTCGCCGTTGACCACGTTGACGAAGTCATACACCACGCGACGCTCGCAACCCATGATCAGGTCGAGGTTACGCAGGCCTACGTCGAAGTCGACGATCACTGTTTTGTGGCCGCGCAGAGCGAGGCCGGTACCGATAGCGGCGCTGGTGGTGGTCTTACCCACACCACCCTTGCCGGATGTAACCACGAGAATCTTGGCCAAGGTGTTTCACCCCTAAGGAAGAAGGACTTTTTAGCCCCTGAAAAACATCTCTTGAAAACTACTGCAGTCGGACAGCCTTGGCTGGAATTTGGCTTTTGGCCTTTTTCCTACTTCGTTTGAGCCGTTTTCGCTACGTTTTAGAGATGCTTGGAAAATGCGGCAGTATCCGTTAAAGCCGAATGATGTTCAACACGTCGGCCGACAGGCTGACTTGAACGCCGGAGCCCCACAGCGGATCGCGACGCAAATCTTCGGAGACCTTGTAATGCCCGGCGATGGAGATCAGTTCAGCGCTCAATTGCTGACAGAAAATCCGTGCCTTGGTGTCACCCTTCACGCCGGCCAGCGCACGGCCACGCATCGGGCCGTATACATGGATGTTGCCATCGGCCAGAAGTTCCGCCCCCGGACTGACTGAAGAAACCACGACCAAATCGCCACCCTGGGCATATATCTGTTGGCCACCACGTACTGGCGTGGTGATGACGCGGGTCGGTTTGATGGTCGGCTCGGGCGGCTTTTCCGGTTTCTTTTTGACTTCCGGTTCCGGGGCTTCCAGCGGCCGTTCACGGGCACCGGACGGCGGCAGCACCGGGATGTCGATGGCGATGGCAGCGGCGATGTCTTCGATGCGGCTCGCGCGGATTGCCAGGGTGCGCAGGCCATGCTGACGGCACACGCGCATCAGCCCGGGCAGGTCGACTGCGCCTTCGCCAGGCGGCAGTTTGTCCAGCGCCAGGACCAACGGTGCGTTGCTGAAGAAATTCGGCGCCTGGGCGACTTTGGCGGCCAGTTGCCGATCAAGGCTGTCGAGGTCGTTGCGGGACAACTCCAGCACCGTAATGGCCAGCATGCTGCCCTTCAACTGGAACACGGGATCTTGGTCTGGCGATTCGTTTTGGCTCATATCGGCATACAACGGCTTGTCACTAAAAGTGCCGAGACTTATAACGAGAACGCCCGCGAGCCGCAAGCCGGGTCGAACGATGTAGAATGCGCGGCCACTGTATTTACGGAAGCTTTAATGGATCGCCCGCGTTTTCGAAGAGCCTATCTTTCTCCCCGCTTCTGGCCGCTCTGGTGCGGTCTGGGGCTGTTGTGGCTGGTCGTGCAGTTACCGTATCCGGTTTTACTGACGATCGGTCGTGTCCTGGGCGCGTTGATGTATCGCGTGGCCGGCGACCGGCGGCGCATCGCCAAGCGCAATCTTGAGCTGTGCTTCCCGGAAAAATCCGCCGCCGAGCGCAAGCGCCTGCTCAAGGAAAACTTTGCCTCCACCGGCATCGCCTTCTTTGAAATGGCGATGAGCTGGTGGTGGTCCCGTGAGCGCCTGGCGAAACTGGCGCATGTCGAAGGGCTGGAACATTTGCAAAAAGCCCAGCGCGAAGGCAAGGGTGTGATTCTCATGGCCGCGCACTTCACCACGCTGGAAATCGGCGCAGCGCTGCTCGGCCAGCAACACACCATCGACGGCATGTACCGCGAGCACAAGAATGCGTTGTTCGACTTCGTCCAGCGTCGTGGCCGCGAGCGGCACAACCTCGACTCGCTGGCGGTGGAACGTGACGACGTGCGCGGCATGCTCAAGTTGCTGCGTTCGGGGCGGGCGATCTGGTATGCGCCGGATCAGGACTACGGCGCCAAGCAAAGCATCTTCGTGCCGCTGTTCGGCATTCAGGCGGCGACCGTGACCGCGACCACCAAGTTCGCCCGTCTGGGCAAGGCGCTGGTGGTGCCGTTCACTCAGGAGCGTCTGGCGGACGGCAGCGGTTATCGGTTGGTGATCCATCCGCCGCTGGAAGATTTCCCGGGCGAGACCGAGGAGGCCGACTGCCTGCGCATCAACCAGTGGGTGGAAAGTGCGCTGCGCGCCTGCCCTGAGCAATACTTGTGGGCGCATCGACGCTTCAAGAGCCGTCCACCGGGCGAGCCGAAGTTGTACGCCAAGCGGCGTAGTTGATCGACCCATCCCTTTAGGCACCATGGAGCGTTGCGATGAGCCCAGCTGAACCGGTCACAGGTTTGATTCTTTCCGGCGGCGGGGCTCGGGCGGCGTATCAGGTGGGGGTGCTGGCAGCGATTGCCGAATTGCTGCCGCTGGGCGCGGACAATCCGTTTCCGGTGATCGTCGGCACCTCGGCCGGGGCGATCAATGCGGTCAGCCTGGCCAGCGGCGCCACCGATTTTCGCGCCGCCATCGAACGCCTGACGCTGTTCTGGCAGGGCTTTCGCAGCCATCGGGTGTTGCGCAGCGACTGGCCCGGGGTGATTCGCCAGGCCAGCCGCTTTGTCAGTCACAGTCTGCTGGGCATGGGCCGGCACCTGCCGGTCGCGCTGCTCAACAGCTCGCCGTTGCGCGACCTGCTCAATGAAAAACTGCACATGCCCGGCATCGCCGAATCCATCGCGCGCAAGCAATTGCATGCAGTGGCGGTGACTGCGTTCGGCTACGAGTCGGGGCAGGCAGTGACCTTCTATCAGGGCGGCGGCAAGATCGATGCGTGGCTGCGCCATCGGCGGATCGGCGTGCCGGCGCAGTTGTCGGTGGACCACCTGCTCGCCAGTTCGGCGATCCCGTTGCTGTTTGCACCGGTGAAAATCGGTGAGGAATATTTCGGTGACGGCGCGGTGCGCCAATCGGCGCCGATCAGCCCGGCACTGCATCTGGGCGCGAGCCGGGTGCTGGTGGTGGGGGGCAGCGGCAACCCGCGCGGTTTCGATCCACAGCAGCCGCTGGAGCGCGCCTATACCGGGCAACAGCCGACGCTGGCGCAGATTGGTGGGCACATGCTCAACAGCACATTCATTGACAGTCTTGAGAGTGACATCGAGTTGCTGCAGCGTCTGAACCAGTTCAGTCACCTGATGCCCGAGGGCGTACCGACTCGTGAGTTGGGTGTGGCGCCGGTGGAGGTGCTGGTGATTGCGCCGAGCCAACCGATCGACGAGATTGCGGCGCGGCATCGGCAAGAGTTGCCGGCGGCATTGCGCCTGTTCTTGCGCGGCCCGGGGGCGACCAAGACCAGCGGGGCAGGGGTGTTGAGTTATCTGCTGTTCGAGTCGGGGTATTGCAGCGAACTGATCGACCTGGGACGCCGCGATGCGCTGGCCAAGCGCGAGGAGCTGTGCCGGTTTCTGGGGATCACCGAGGCGGTGGTTCCGGCCTGAGGTTTGTGCTGAAGCTATTCGCGAGCAGGCTCGCTCCCACAGGAGTTGTGGCGTTCACAAAACCCATGTGGGAGCGAGCCTGCTCGCGAAGGCGTCCATGCAGACGCCACTGACATCAGGATCAGAAGTGGAACTTCACCAGGAAGCTGGTCACGTTCTGATTGGTGGTGAAGCCACGGGAGTCTTCGATCCCGTACTTGTCTTTCCAGTAGTCGTATTCAACACCGACGTACAGCTGCTTCTCGCCGAAATGCAGGGCCTTGCCCAAGTCGTATTTGACCTGTGGGTTGAAGTGCAGGTTGGCGTGGTATTCACCTTTGCTGTTGACGTCGTTGTCGACGACCCAGTCCATGTAACCGTCGATCAGCACGTTGGAGCTGCCGACCGGGATGGTGTAGGACCAGACCGGGGTGATTTGCCAGACGTTGTCACCCGGGCGCGAACCTTCGGTATGGCGCTGGTAGAAGTTCAACTGGAAGTAGTCGAAACCCGGGATCGCCAGGTCGAAGCCTGGACCGATCAGGTACGACTCGACGTCGCCTTCACCGAACTCGTAAGTCATCGCCAGCAGCACGTCTTTGATCGGGCCGAATTCGATCTTCTGATCCAGCACCTTGCCCAGCGAGATGCGTGGCTGGAACTCACCGTAATAGGTGTTGTTGCCGACGTTGTAGTCAGGCTTGCCGTTGTAGAAGATCTTGTCGACGAACAGGAAGTTATCCCCGTATTTCCAGGCGTCGGCGTGCTCGAAAGTGACGGTCTGCTGGATCGCCGGGTTGACCTTGAAGTCCTTGCCGTAGAGGTAGGTCAGGCTGTTGTTCTGCCATTGCAGCAGGCCCTCGGCCATGGCCTGGCCGCCGGCCAACATCGATCCCGCAAGCATCAGGCTGGTGCACATACGTTTCATTCGGTTGCTCCCAAAGTAGGTGTTCCACGTTTATTTTTTTAAGATCGGCGCTCTGGTGTGGCGCCTTTTTTCGTTGCTGCAAAAGTCATCCGACCGGTCAGCTTTGATGCTGTTAGCAAGAGCTGAGCCAAGGCTTTCGAAAAGCAAAAAAACGCCCGTTCGGCTGCTGAAAAACAGTCGATTGCGCGTGTTTTCGGGATGCCTCGGTACTGACCGGGGCCGGGATAAGTTGGCCCGTTGGTCAGGAATTAAATTCGGGCTTTTTTTTAGACCGAATTCAAGAGGCCGCGGAGAATACTGACTCCTCGGCCAGGTCTCAAGTGCCCCGCAACAGAGCACCGACGACAGGTATGGGGCACGGTTGCGGGCCATCTTAAAAGTGCACCTTCACCAGCAGGCTGGCGGTGTTCTGATTGGTGTCGAGGTTGTGGCTGCTTTCGACCCCGTACTTGTTTTTCCAGTAGCTGTATTCGGTGCCGACATACAACTGCTTGTGGCTCCAGCCCAAGGCTTTGCCCAGGTCGTATTTGATCTGCGGGTTGATGTGCAGGTTGGCGTGGTAGGTGCCCCGCGAGTTCTCGTCGTTGTCGACGACCCAATCGAGGTAGCCATCGATCAGCACATCGGAATTGCCCAGGGGAACGCTGTACGACCAGCCCGGTGTGATCTGCCACACGCCGTCACCAGGACGCGGGCCTTCGGTCTGGCGCCGGAAGATGTTCAGGGTCACGTAGTTGAAACCGGGTACTTTCAGGTCGAAGCCGGGGCCGATCAGGTAGGCCTCGCTTTCACCTTCGCCGTACTCGTAGGTCATCGCCAGCAGCACGTCCCTGATCGGGCCGAATTCGATTTTCTGGTCGAAGATCTTGCCGAACGAGAAGCGTGGGGTGAATTCGCCGTAGAAGGTGTGCGGGCCTTTGTTGCGGTCTTCCTGACCGTTGTAGAAGATCTTGTCGACGAACAGGAAGTTGTCGCCGTACTTCCACTTGTCGGCGTGCTCGAACGTCATCGTCTGCTGGATCGACGGGTTGATCGCGAAGTTCTTGCCGTACAGATAGCTCAGGCTGTTGGTCTGCCACAGCAATAGATCGCCGGCCATGGCCTGACTCGCGGCCAGCAGGCCGCCACTCAACAGAACGTTGGTTTGCGTGCGAATCATCTGTTGCTCCCTCTTGTTTTTATTGTTGAGGCAGGGTGTTGCTGACCCCTGTGGGAGCGGGCTTGCTCGCGAAGGGGGCGTGTCAGTCGACATCAATGCTGAATGACACACCACTTTCGCGAGCAAGCCCGCTCCCACAAGGGCATTTTTCTGTTGCTGTCAGTGCTGGTGTGCGTGGCAGTCGTTGATGGTCGCGCGCTCTTTGCCACCAAGAATGTTGAACAGCAGGTTCAGCGTCAGCGCGCTGAGCGTGGCCATGGCGATGCCGCTGTGGGTGATCGGGCTCATCCACATCGGCAGGTGCGCGAAGAACTCCGGACGCACCACCGGGATC from Pseudomonas sp. P8_229 encodes:
- a CDS encoding outer membrane protein OmpK; translation: MIRTQTNVLLSGGLLAASQAMAGDLLLWQTNSLSYLYGKNFAINPSIQQTMTFEHADKWKYGDNFLFVDKIFYNGQEDRNKGPHTFYGEFTPRFSFGKIFDQKIEFGPIRDVLLAMTYEYGEGESEAYLIGPGFDLKVPGFNYVTLNIFRRQTEGPRPGDGVWQITPGWSYSVPLGNSDVLIDGYLDWVVDNDENSRGTYHANLHINPQIKYDLGKALGWSHKQLYVGTEYSYWKNKYGVESSHNLDTNQNTASLLVKVHF
- the minC gene encoding septum site-determining protein MinC, whose product is MSQNESPDQDPVFQLKGSMLAITVLELSRNDLDSLDRQLAAKVAQAPNFFSNAPLVLALDKLPPGEGAVDLPGLMRVCRQHGLRTLAIRASRIEDIAAAIAIDIPVLPPSGARERPLEAPEPEVKKKPEKPPEPTIKPTRVITTPVRGGQQIYAQGGDLVVVSSVSPGAELLADGNIHVYGPMRGRALAGVKGDTKARIFCQQLSAELISIAGHYKVSEDLRRDPLWGSGVQVSLSADVLNIIRL
- a CDS encoding outer membrane protein OmpK, coding for MKRMCTSLMLAGSMLAGGQAMAEGLLQWQNNSLTYLYGKDFKVNPAIQQTVTFEHADAWKYGDNFLFVDKIFYNGKPDYNVGNNTYYGEFQPRISLGKVLDQKIEFGPIKDVLLAMTYEFGEGDVESYLIGPGFDLAIPGFDYFQLNFYQRHTEGSRPGDNVWQITPVWSYTIPVGSSNVLIDGYMDWVVDNDVNSKGEYHANLHFNPQVKYDLGKALHFGEKQLYVGVEYDYWKDKYGIEDSRGFTTNQNVTSFLVKFHF
- the minE gene encoding cell division topological specificity factor MinE produces the protein MNLFDFFRANKKPSTASVAKERLQIIVAHERGQRSTPDYLPALQKELVDVIRKYVNIGNDDVHVALESQGSCSILELNITLPDR
- a CDS encoding lipid A biosynthesis lauroyl acyltransferase; translated protein: MDRPRFRRAYLSPRFWPLWCGLGLLWLVVQLPYPVLLTIGRVLGALMYRVAGDRRRIAKRNLELCFPEKSAAERKRLLKENFASTGIAFFEMAMSWWWSRERLAKLAHVEGLEHLQKAQREGKGVILMAAHFTTLEIGAALLGQQHTIDGMYREHKNALFDFVQRRGRERHNLDSLAVERDDVRGMLKLLRSGRAIWYAPDQDYGAKQSIFVPLFGIQAATVTATTKFARLGKALVVPFTQERLADGSGYRLVIHPPLEDFPGETEEADCLRINQWVESALRACPEQYLWAHRRFKSRPPGEPKLYAKRRS
- the minD gene encoding septum site-determining protein MinD — encoded protein: MAKILVVTSGKGGVGKTTTSAAIGTGLALRGHKTVIVDFDVGLRNLDLIMGCERRVVYDFVNVVNGEANLQQALIKDKRLENLYVLAASQTRDKDALTVEGVEKVLMQLKEDFDFVVCDSPAGIEKGAHLAMYFADEAIIVTNPEVSSVRDSDRMLGLLASKSRRAENGEDPIKEHLLLTRYNPQRVSDGEMLGVEDVKEILAVTLLGVIPESQAVLKASNSGVPVILDDQSDAGQAYSDAVDRLLGKEKEHRFLDVTKKGFFERLFGGR
- a CDS encoding patatin-like phospholipase family protein, coding for MSPAEPVTGLILSGGGARAAYQVGVLAAIAELLPLGADNPFPVIVGTSAGAINAVSLASGATDFRAAIERLTLFWQGFRSHRVLRSDWPGVIRQASRFVSHSLLGMGRHLPVALLNSSPLRDLLNEKLHMPGIAESIARKQLHAVAVTAFGYESGQAVTFYQGGGKIDAWLRHRRIGVPAQLSVDHLLASSAIPLLFAPVKIGEEYFGDGAVRQSAPISPALHLGASRVLVVGGSGNPRGFDPQQPLERAYTGQQPTLAQIGGHMLNSTFIDSLESDIELLQRLNQFSHLMPEGVPTRELGVAPVEVLVIAPSQPIDEIAARHRQELPAALRLFLRGPGATKTSGAGVLSYLLFESGYCSELIDLGRRDALAKREELCRFLGITEAVVPA